A stretch of the Mycobacteroides immunogenum genome encodes the following:
- a CDS encoding phosphatase PAP2 family protein, with translation MPDVTHRGRRWLAASAGCALTVYALLWIGYVRQWAWLTRLDDAALSRAHGYGAAHPGWVGAWDWFCTILGPNAFRLAVGVLVVVLLWRRQLRPAMFLVLTVELSGLINELAKALVHRPRPATALVSAYSSSFPSGHAMGIVVCVLALLALALPKADAALRPWLWALGAALIVAIGVGRVVLNVHHPSDVLAGWVLGYAYFVGCLLALPPIRAAGETPPVPDNAP, from the coding sequence ATGCCTGATGTCACACATCGGGGACGCCGTTGGCTGGCGGCCTCTGCCGGTTGCGCCCTCACCGTCTATGCACTGTTGTGGATCGGCTATGTGCGGCAGTGGGCGTGGTTGACTCGTCTCGACGACGCTGCGCTGAGCCGTGCGCACGGTTACGGCGCCGCCCATCCCGGCTGGGTCGGTGCCTGGGATTGGTTCTGCACAATCTTGGGCCCCAACGCCTTCCGCCTCGCGGTGGGGGTGCTCGTGGTCGTGCTGCTGTGGCGGCGCCAACTGCGCCCGGCCATGTTTCTGGTGCTGACCGTGGAACTCAGCGGATTGATCAACGAACTGGCCAAGGCGCTGGTGCATCGGCCCCGTCCGGCAACCGCACTGGTGAGTGCGTATTCGTCGTCCTTTCCATCAGGACATGCCATGGGGATCGTCGTCTGCGTGCTGGCGCTCCTGGCCTTGGCGTTACCGAAAGCCGATGCCGCGCTGCGGCCCTGGCTCTGGGCGCTCGGTGCCGCACTGATTGTCGCGATAGGGGTGGGCCGGGTCGTGCTCAACGTCCATCACCCTTCCGATGTGCTGGCGGGTTGGGTGCTTGGCTACGCATACTTCGTCGGATGCCTGCTGGCGCTGCCACCCATCAGGGCAGCGGGCGAAACACCGCCAGTGCCCGATAACGCACCTTGA
- the wzm gene encoding galactan export ABC transporter permease subunit Wzm/RfbD, translated as MTNELLELSSDSRTFKRAWRDLSEGFEHRQLWLQLGWQDIKQRYRRSVLGPFWITIATGSTALAMGILYSQLFKLPLAEHLPYVTIGLIVWNLFNAAILEGSDVFVANEGLIKQLPTPLSVHVYRLVWRQLLLFAHNIIIFVIVVAVYTPHWHITDLSFIPALVLITLNCVWVSLVFGVLATRYRDISPLLGSLVQLLFFMTPIIWNERMLNERAGKLAAVVQLNPFVHFLAIIRDPLLGLDQQLHHWIIALAITVVGWVVAIVVMRQYRARVPYWV; from the coding sequence ATGACCAACGAACTACTGGAATTGTCTTCGGACTCCCGCACTTTCAAGCGCGCATGGCGTGACCTGTCGGAAGGTTTCGAACACCGGCAGCTGTGGCTGCAGCTGGGCTGGCAGGACATCAAGCAGCGCTACCGGCGCTCGGTACTGGGACCTTTCTGGATCACCATCGCCACCGGATCCACGGCGCTGGCGATGGGCATCTTGTACTCGCAGCTGTTCAAACTGCCGCTGGCCGAGCACCTGCCCTATGTGACCATCGGTTTGATCGTCTGGAACCTGTTCAACGCCGCCATTCTTGAGGGCTCTGACGTCTTCGTCGCGAACGAGGGCCTGATCAAACAGCTGCCGACGCCTCTGAGCGTGCATGTGTATCGGCTGGTGTGGCGGCAGCTGTTGTTGTTCGCGCACAACATCATCATCTTTGTGATCGTGGTCGCGGTATACACACCGCACTGGCACATCACCGATCTCAGCTTCATCCCCGCACTGGTGTTGATCACGCTGAATTGTGTATGGGTTTCCCTGGTATTCGGCGTGCTGGCCACCCGCTATCGGGATATCTCACCACTGCTGGGCAGCCTGGTGCAGCTGCTGTTCTTCATGACGCCGATCATCTGGAACGAGCGCATGCTCAATGAGCGGGCCGGAAAATTGGCCGCCGTGGTGCAGCTCAATCCGTTCGTGCACTTCTTGGCCATCATCCGTGACCCGCTGCTGGGCCTGGACCAACAGCTGCACCACTGGATCATCGCGCTGGCGATCACGGTGGTTGGCTGGGTCGTCGCGATCGTGGTGATGCGCCAGTACCGCGCCCGGGTTCCGTATTGGGTTTAG